The following coding sequences are from one Arachis hypogaea cultivar Tifrunner chromosome 7, arahy.Tifrunner.gnm2.J5K5, whole genome shotgun sequence window:
- the LOC140174542 gene encoding protein FAR-RED IMPAIRED RESPONSE 1-like encodes MVIRFRYNLVCGSFVGVNHHGQSTLLECSLMKNEEIESFKWLFQCWLRCMGGNAPKGFLTDQCASMKRALEACMPTTVHRWCIWHIMKKIPSKLNGYKAHADIEQQMSHVVWNSHSKDSFDRNWNDFLVNFGLADNKWLSDLYEDRHIWVPIYLDHHFWAGMRSTQRSESMHSFFNKYITRNSSLIQFVKQYDNCLGSREQAERESDAADFHTVIPCATKSPIETQFQDAYTQAKFREVQAQFRAKANCITRLKNSALGYSVYEVGEQVSSSILDKFAVTYDSVAAEVKCQCLLFESRGILCRHALSVLSFEQVSQVSPRYILERWSKKVKRRHTHIKSSHDEPLIEPRSKRFDQLVFRSQNICEFASESEELTAILHRAYDNVMAEMEAVKAKRKGTSSLSHEDANLESINELQSPPRIRTRGRPKNRLGSKLAKQIANATKKKKTKVLSEINLFDAASAAHSSSSQYQGQVINYQFRVPAAGDNSLGV; translated from the exons atggtaattcgtttcaggtataatttggtctgtggttcttttgtcggggtgaatcaccacggccagtcaacacttctcgaatgctctttgatgaagaacgaagaaattgaatcattcaaatggttatttcaatgctggcttcgttgcatgggaggaaacgctccgaaagggtttctcaccgatcagtgcgcatcaatgaaaagggctttagaggcctgtatgccaacaacagttcaccgctggtgtatttggcacatcatgaagaagattccaagcaaattaaacgggtacaaggcaCACGCCGATATCGAACAACaaatgagccatgttgtttggaactctcacagcaaagactcgttcgataggaattggaacgattttctggtgaattttggtcttgcggacaacaagtggctctcag atctgtacgaagaccgtcacatatgggttcctatctatctggatcaccacttctgggcagggatgagaagcacacaaaggagcgagagcatgcattcattttttaacaagtacatcacccggaacagctcgctcattcagttcgtcaaacagtacgataattgcctcggaagcagggagcaagcagagagagaatcagatgctgcagattttcatacggtcataccatGTGCAACCAAATCCCCCATCGAaactcagtttcaagatgcgtacacccaagcaaagtttagggaagtccaagcccaattcagagcaaaggcgaattgcatcaccagattaaagaattctgctctaggctattcagtatacgaagtcggagaacaagtttccagctcaatattggACAAGTTCGCGGTTACCTAtgactcagttgcagccgaggtaaaatgccaatgtttattattcgagtcgagagggatactgtgccgtcacgcactaagcgtgttaagcttcgaacaagtaagccaagtgtcccctaggtacatactggaacgatggagcaagaaggtaaagaggcgacacacacacatcaagagcagccacgacgagccactaattgagccaagaagcaagaggttcgaccaacTTGTTTtccgttcgcaaaatatttgcgaatttgcctccgaatcagaggagctgactgcaattctgcaccgtgcgtacgacaacgtcatggccgagatggaagcagtaaaagccaaaaggaaggggacatcctctttatcccacgaagacgccaacttggaatccattaacgagcttcaaagcccgccaaggattcgaacaagaggacgtccaaaaaacaggctaggttcaaagctggcgaaacagattgcaaatgccacaaagaagaagaagacaaaagttttaagcgag ataaacctgtttgatgctgcatcagcggcgCATTCAAGTAGCAGCCAATACCAGGGACAAGTTataaattatcagttcagggtaccagcagcaggggataactctttgggtgtatag